In Camelina sativa cultivar DH55 chromosome 16, Cs, whole genome shotgun sequence, a single window of DNA contains:
- the LOC104753238 gene encoding palmitoyl-protein thioesterase 1-like — MAFLKAAIIVALICNFLSVTSSVPFVVLHGIGDKCSNAGVKQFTELLSDWSGSQGYCLEIGNGSWDSWTMPLLDQTSAACDKVKSMPELNDGYSIVGLSQGNMIGRALIEFCDGAPPVKNFVSVAGPHAGTAXSALYKAAHTFNFYSSYNIQDSRDELLKEGRAINVRCVDLVAVDLVGCLRFCNGFT; from the exons atggcgttTCTTAAGGCAGCGATTATTGTTGCCCTAATCTGCAATTTCCTCTCAGTTACTTCTTCTGTTCCTTTCGTAGTGCTACATG GAATTGGGGATAAATGCAGTAATGCAGGAGTGAAACAATTCACAGAGCTTTTAAGTGATTGGTCTGGTTCTCAAGGATATTGCTT GGAGATTGGGAATGGCTCATGGGACTCATGGACCATGCCCCTCCTTGATCAG ACATCTGCTGCTTGTGACAAG GTGAAAAGTATGCCTGAGCTTAATGATGGTTACAGCATTGTGGGGCTTTCTCAGGGTAACATGATCGGTCGAGCTCTCATTGAGTTTTGCGATGGAGCACCACCT GTTAAGAATTTTGTATCGGTAGCGGGTCCTCATGCTGGTACTGCANGTTCGGCCCTTTATAAAGCAGCACACACTTTTAAT TTCTATTCATCGTATAACATTCAAGATTCTCGAGATGAGCTGCTAAAAGAAGGAAGAGCTATTAATGTTAGATGTGTTGATCTTGTAGCTGTGGATCTAGTT
- the LOC104749300 gene encoding ATPase 7, plasma membrane-type-like: protein MTDISESLKAITTESVDLENVPVEEVFQHLKCTKEGLTTNEVQERLTLFGYNKLEEKKESKILKFLGFMWNPLSWVMEAAALMAIGLAHGGGKPPDYHDFVGIVVLLLINSTISFVEENNAGNAAAALMAQLAPKAKSIRDGKWNEIDAAELVPGDIVSIKLGDIIPADARLLEGDPLKIDQSALTGESLPVTKNPGSSVYSGSTCKQGEIEAVVIATGVHTFFGKAAHLVDSTTHVGHFQKVLTAIGNFCICSIAVGMAIEIVVIYGLQKRGYRVGIDNLLVLLIGGIPIAMPTVLSVTMAIGAHRLAQQGAITKRMTAIEEMAGMDVLCSDKTGTLTLNKLSVDKNLIEVFKRGIDKDMAVLMAARAARLENQDAIDTAIVSMLSDPKEARAGIQELHFLPFSPANRRTALTYLDGEGKMHRVSKGAPEEILDMAHNKLEIKDKVHATIDKFAERGLRSLGLAYQEVPDGDVKGEGGPWDFVALLPLFDPPRHDSAQTIERALHLGVSVKMITGDQLAIAKETGRRLGMGTNMYPSSSLLSENNAEGVNIDELIEKADGFAGVFPEHKYEIVKRLQSRKHICGMTGDGVNDAPALKKADIGIAVDDATDAARSASDIVLTEPGLSVIISAVLTSRAIFQRMKNYTIYAVSITIRIVMGFMLLCVFWEFDFPPFMVLVIAILNDGTIMTISKDRVKPSPTPDCWKLKEIFATGVVLGTYLAIMTVVFFWAAYETNFFPNIFHVRNFNQHHFDMKDKKVAAHLNEQMASAVYLQISTISQALIFVTRSRSWSFVERPGFLLVVAFLIAQLIASGISAMATWPFAGIRSIGWGWTGVIWIFNIVTYMLLDPIKFLVRYALSGKSWNRMVDGRIALTGKKDFGKEERMAAWATEKRTQHGLETGQKPVYERNSPTELNNMAEEAKRRAEIARMRELQTLKGKVESSAKLKGYDLNDVNNNNYTI from the exons ATGACGGACATATCAGAATCTCTCAAGGCTATCACCACGGAGAGCGTTGATCTG GAAAATGTTCCCGTTGAAGAGGTTTTTCAACATCTCAAATGCACGAAAGAAGGGCTGACTACCAATGAAGTGCAGGAGAGACTTACCTTGTTTGGTTACAACAAACTTGAGGAGAAAAAG GAGAGTAAGATACTCAAGTTCTTGGGGTTCATGTGGAATCCACTTTCATGGGTCATGGAAGCTGCAGCCCTCATGGCCATTGGTCTTGCACATGGAGGA GGAAAGCCACCGGATTATCACGACTTCGTTGGTATTGTGGTTTTACTTTTGATAAACTCGACAATCAGTTTTGTAGAAGAAAACAATGCTGGAAATGCAGCTGCGGCTCTCATGGCTCAGTTAGCCCCTAAAGCGAAg TCCATCCGCGATGGGAAATGGAACGAGATAGATGCAGCTGAGTTGGTTCCAGGAGATATAGTTAGTATCAAACTGGGAGATATCATTCCTGCTGATGCTCGTCTTCTTGAAGGAGACCCTTTAAAGATTGACCAG TCAGCACTCACAGGTGAATCTCTTCCAGTGACCAAAAATCCCGGTTCTTCAGTGTACTCTGGTTCAACTTGCAAGCAAGGTGAAATTGAAGCAGTTGTTATTGCGACTGGTGTCCACACTTTCTTTGGAAAGGCGGCTCATCTTGTGGACAGTACCACCCATGTTGGCCACTTCCAAAAG GTTTTGACAGCAATAGGAAATTTCTGTATCTGCTCGATTGCAGTAGGAATGGCGATTGAAATCGTCGTCATATACGGTCTCCAAAAGAGAGGGTACCGTGTTGGTATAGATAACCTTCTTGTCTTGTTGATTGGTGGAATCCCCATTGCTATGCCTACTGTTCTATCTGTTACAATGGCAATTGGTGCTCATCGCTTGGCTCAACAG GGTGCCATAACAAAGAGAATGACAGCCATTGAAGAAATGGCAGGAATGGATGTTTTGTGTAGTGACAAAACAGGTACTCTCACGCTAAACAAGCTTTCCGTGGATAAGAATCTGATCGAG GTGTTTAAGAGGGGCATTGACAAAGATATGGCTGTGCTTATGGCTGCAAGAGCTGCACGTTTAGAGAACCAAGATGCTATCGATACTGCAATTGTTTCAATGTTGTCAGACCCGAAAGAG GCACGTGCCGGAATTcaagaacttcattttcttccattcAGTCCAGCTAATAGAAGAACTGCATTAACGTACTTAGACGGAGAAGGCAAAATGCACCGTGTCAGCAAAGGCGCTCCTGAGGAG ATTTTGGATATGGCACACAACAAATTAGAAATCAAGGACAAGGTACATGCTACAATCGACAAATTTGCAGAACGTGGCCTAAGATCCCTTGGGTTGGCATATCAG GAAGTACCAGATGGTGATGTTAAAGGCGAAGGTGGTCCATGGGACTTCGtagctcttcttcctctgtttgatCCTCCTCGTCATGACAGTGCACAGACAATTGAGCGAGCACTTCATCTTGGAGTCAGTGTTAAAATGATCACAG GTGACCAGCTTGCTATTGCCAAAGAAACCGGAAGAAGGCTTGGAATGGGCACAAACATGTACCCGTCTTCATCTTTACTCTCTGAGAACAACGCTGAAGGAGTTAACATTGATGAACTTATTGAGAAAGCAGACGGTTTTGCAGGAGTCTTTCCTG AGCATAAGTATGAGATTGTGAAGAGATTACAATCCCGAAAACACATATGCGGTATGACTGGTGATGGAGTGAATGACGCACCTGCCTTGAAGAAAGCTGATATTGGAATTGCTGTGGATGATGCAACTGATGCTGCTCGGAGTGCTTCTGATATTGTCTTAACAGAACCCGGGCTTAGTGTTATCATCAGTGCTGTCTTGACTAGCCGTGCAATTTTCCAGAGAATGAAAAATTACACG ATATATGCTGTTTCTATCACTATACGTATTGTG ATGGGTTTCATGCTTCTCTGTGTCTTCTGGGAGTTTGACTTCCCACCATTCATGGTTCTTGTAATTGCAATCCTTAACGATG GTACGATCATGACCATATCCAAGGACAGAGTCAAgccttctccaactccagattGTTGGAAACTCAAGGAAATTTTTGCAACTGGTGTTGTACTTGGAACTTACTTGGCAATCATGACAGTTGTGTTTTTCTGGGCAGCATACGAAACCAACTTCTTCCCT AACATATTCCATGTGAGAAACTTCAACCAGCATCATTTTGAcatgaaagacaagaaagtgGCTGCACATTTGAATGAACAGATGGCTTCCGCGGTCTACCTTCAAATCAGCACAATCAGCCAAGCGTTGATCTTCGTGACCCGTTCCAGGAGCTGGTCATTTGTTGAGCGTCCCGGTTTTCTTCTTGTAGTTGCTTTCCTAATTGCTCAGCTG ATTGCATCTGGGATATCAGCAATGGCAACATGGCCTTTTGCTGGAATCAGAAGCATTGGATGGGGTTGGACTGGAGTTATCTGGATATTCAACATAGTAACTTACATGTTACTTGATCCTATCAAATTCCTAGTCCGTTATGCTCTAAGTGGCAAATCATGGAACCGAATGGTTGACGGGAGG ATTGCACTCACTGGCAAGAAGGATTTTGGCAAAGAAGAACGAATGGCTGCGTGGGCCACAGAGAAGCGTACACAACACGGTTTAGAGACAGGTCAAAAGCCAGTTTATGAGAGAAATAGCCCAACGGAGCTTAACAATATGGCTGAAGAAGCTAAAAGACGCGCAGAAATTGCAAG AATGAGAGAGCTTCAGACATTGAAGGGGAAAGTCGAATCATCTGCAAAGCTAAAAGGCTATGATCTTAACgatgtcaacaacaacaactacacaATCTGA